In the genome of Staphylococcus durrellii, one region contains:
- a CDS encoding ATP-binding protein, producing MKIKSLEIYGYGKFIESKIDFNDTFTEIYGENESGKSTIQAFIHSILFGFPTKKENEPRLEPRLGNQYGGKLTLIQSDGSEVQVERIKGSATGDVKVYLPNGAIRDEEWLRNQLNYISKRTYQGIFSFNVLGLQDIHRNMNETQLQDYLLQAGALGSTEFTSMRETLNQKKDEIYKKNGRNPLINQQIEQLSDLEEQIREEESKLTAYKRYVDDKDKASRRLDNLKQNLAQLSKMHSEKQKEVALHEQTQEWKYLESSLNIEPIKFPEQGIDRYEAAKIQTQNLKRDIGLREEKLSQLEQENDNIPVAKQTDIDAINSLYQQENEIKQKEMDLKSIDKDIQDKEREKIGLKSNIGWQEVYHGVDSSEAMKSHVNDQIKVKQEQSAYLQQLERSLEENKIDTETNNSELTALESDIVPDETFEKKKQHSHQVFELQEKNNLFQKMRDAFEVEQQENQRKQNMMRISLIVLALISIGLTIFSFVSANLIFGVIFAILAVVFIVGIFFVKQRTIDHSETFTKEIKDLEYQINHLENNYDLDFDLDDQFRIRDQWHNAVKNKESLEKKEYYLKNSIDQARQSFENAQQNINDVKASLYLSDKISDELIIDSINTMNKIKEFDNHVGELKQQQQQLKQELDTFYNRAQEVTKNQLAQFNTLSFFHDIRQWLNTARTNVEKYTRNSDQINLIVNEIKQLKHRLEENQNVISELFAFVNVSDEEAYYRQHEHHKIYHQQLNRFNDLTKYLENQNYSYEDNSKLSQKTTAQLAHEDEVLSKQVDDYNDQYLSMQAEVSDLNSKISHMETDSTLADLRHRYHILKNKVNNAAKDWASLSYLQTLVDEHIQQIKDKRLPQVITEATNIFNHLTNGSYVQVTYANDDLMVKHQNGQMYLPVELSQSTRELLYIALRFSLIMTLKPYYPFPIIIDDAFVHFDKKRKERMIDYLRKIPQSYQILYFTCVKDSSVSSKQIVTLNKLEEY from the coding sequence TTGAAAATAAAATCATTAGAAATATATGGATACGGTAAATTTATAGAGAGTAAGATTGATTTTAATGATACTTTTACTGAAATATACGGCGAGAATGAATCGGGAAAGTCAACGATTCAAGCTTTTATTCATTCGATATTATTTGGGTTCCCTACTAAAAAAGAAAATGAACCACGTTTAGAGCCTAGGTTAGGCAACCAATATGGTGGTAAATTAACATTAATACAATCTGATGGCTCAGAAGTACAAGTAGAAAGAATTAAAGGTAGCGCTACGGGTGATGTAAAAGTCTATTTACCTAATGGTGCAATCAGAGACGAAGAATGGTTAAGAAACCAATTAAACTATATTTCTAAACGTACATATCAAGGTATATTTTCATTTAATGTTTTAGGCTTACAAGATATTCATCGTAATATGAATGAAACGCAACTACAAGATTATTTATTACAGGCAGGGGCGCTAGGTTCAACAGAATTTACGAGTATGAGAGAAACACTAAACCAGAAAAAAGATGAAATTTATAAAAAAAATGGACGTAATCCTTTAATAAATCAACAAATTGAACAATTAAGTGATTTAGAAGAACAAATTCGTGAAGAAGAATCTAAATTAACAGCATATAAAAGATATGTAGATGACAAAGACAAAGCTTCACGCCGTTTAGATAATTTAAAGCAAAATTTAGCACAATTATCGAAAATGCATAGTGAAAAACAAAAAGAAGTAGCACTTCATGAACAAACACAAGAATGGAAATATTTAGAATCATCATTGAATATAGAACCCATTAAGTTCCCTGAACAAGGTATAGACAGATATGAAGCTGCTAAGATTCAAACTCAAAATTTAAAGAGAGATATCGGTTTAAGAGAAGAAAAATTATCTCAACTCGAACAAGAGAATGATAATATTCCTGTAGCAAAACAAACTGATATCGATGCGATTAACAGTCTGTATCAACAGGAAAACGAAATTAAACAAAAAGAAATGGACTTAAAATCAATAGATAAAGATATTCAAGACAAAGAACGAGAAAAAATTGGCTTAAAATCTAATATAGGTTGGCAAGAAGTTTATCATGGTGTAGATAGTTCCGAAGCAATGAAAAGTCATGTAAATGACCAAATAAAAGTAAAACAAGAACAATCTGCATACTTGCAACAATTAGAACGTAGTTTAGAAGAAAACAAAATTGATACAGAAACGAATAATTCTGAGCTTACAGCACTTGAATCTGATATCGTACCTGATGAAACATTTGAAAAGAAAAAGCAACACAGTCATCAAGTATTTGAATTACAAGAGAAAAATAATCTATTCCAAAAGATGAGAGATGCTTTTGAAGTGGAACAACAAGAAAATCAACGCAAGCAAAACATGATGAGAATTAGTTTAATCGTATTAGCATTAATAAGTATTGGTTTGACAATCTTTTCATTTGTTTCCGCAAATCTGATATTTGGTGTTATTTTTGCAATATTAGCCGTTGTGTTTATAGTGGGAATTTTCTTTGTTAAACAAAGAACGATTGATCATAGTGAAACATTTACGAAAGAAATAAAAGATTTAGAGTATCAAATCAATCATTTAGAAAATAATTATGATTTAGACTTTGATTTAGATGACCAGTTCAGAATTAGAGATCAATGGCATAACGCCGTAAAAAACAAAGAATCTCTTGAGAAAAAGGAATATTACTTAAAAAATAGCATTGATCAAGCGAGACAATCTTTTGAAAATGCTCAGCAAAACATTAATGATGTAAAAGCCAGTTTATATTTATCAGATAAAATTTCGGACGAATTAATCATAGATAGTATTAATACGATGAATAAAATAAAAGAGTTTGATAACCATGTAGGAGAATTAAAACAACAACAGCAACAATTAAAACAAGAATTAGATACGTTTTATAATCGTGCCCAAGAAGTTACAAAAAATCAGCTAGCGCAGTTTAATACGTTATCTTTCTTCCATGACATCAGACAGTGGTTAAATACAGCAAGAACTAATGTTGAAAAGTATACTAGAAATAGCGACCAAATTAACTTAATTGTCAACGAAATCAAACAATTAAAACATCGTTTAGAAGAAAATCAAAACGTTATTTCAGAACTATTTGCTTTCGTAAATGTATCGGACGAAGAAGCTTATTATAGACAACATGAACATCATAAAATTTATCATCAACAGTTGAATCGTTTTAATGACCTCACAAAATATCTTGAAAACCAAAATTATAGTTACGAAGATAATTCAAAATTGAGTCAGAAAACGACTGCACAATTAGCACATGAAGACGAAGTATTATCTAAACAAGTTGACGATTACAATGATCAATATTTAAGTATGCAAGCTGAAGTGAGTGATCTTAACTCGAAAATATCACATATGGAAACCGATAGTACGTTAGCAGATTTAAGACATAGATATCATATTTTAAAAAATAAAGTAAATAATGCTGCAAAAGACTGGGCTAGTTTAAGTTATTTACAAACACTTGTTGACGAACATATCCAACAAATTAAAGACAAAAGGTTACCTCAAGTCATCACGGAAGCAACTAATATTTTCAACCATTTAACAAATGGCAGTTACGTACAAGTCACATATGCAAATGATGATTTAATGGTTAAGCATCAAAATGGTCAAATGTATTTACCGGTTGAATTAAGTCAATCTACAAGAGAATTACTCTATATCGCTTTAAGATTTAGTTTAATAATGACATTAAAACCATATTATCCATTCCCAATCATTATCGACGATGCATTTGTTCATTTCGATAAAAAACGTAAAGAACGTATGATAGATTACTTACGTAAAATACCACAAAGTTATCAAATTTTATACTTTACTTGCGTTAAAGACTCAAGTGTATCATCTAAACAGATCGTTACATTAAACAAATTAGAGGAATATTAG
- the yhaM gene encoding 3'-5' exoribonuclease YhaM produces MRNVEKLNPGDSVDHFFLIHKATQGVTAQGKDYMTLYLQDKSGDIEAKLWTVSKEDMALLIPETIVHVTGDVINYRGRKQMKINKFKLATEEDNVKTQDFVDGAPLTPDEIQEEISHYMLDIENASLQRITRHLIRKYQDAFFTFPAASSHHHNFASGLSYHVLTMLKVAKSICDIYPLLNRSLLYSSIILHDLGKVKELSGPVATTYTVEGNLLGHISIASEEVAEAARELKIEGEEVLLLRHMILAHHGKMEFGSPKLPHLKEAEILFFIDNIDAKINMFEKAYKKTDKGQFTERIFGLENRQFYKPTSLD; encoded by the coding sequence ATGCGAAATGTAGAAAAGTTAAATCCAGGAGATTCAGTCGATCATTTCTTCCTAATTCACAAAGCAACGCAAGGTGTAACAGCTCAAGGTAAAGATTACATGACATTGTATTTACAGGACAAAAGTGGAGATATAGAAGCTAAACTTTGGACAGTATCAAAAGAAGATATGGCACTATTAATACCAGAAACAATCGTACATGTAACTGGAGATGTAATTAATTATCGTGGTCGCAAGCAAATGAAAATCAATAAATTTAAATTAGCTACAGAAGAAGACAACGTTAAGACGCAAGATTTTGTTGATGGCGCGCCATTAACACCAGACGAAATTCAAGAAGAAATTTCTCATTATATGTTAGATATTGAAAATGCTAGTTTACAACGTATTACAAGACATTTAATTCGTAAATATCAAGATGCATTTTTCACATTTCCGGCGGCAAGTTCACATCATCATAACTTTGCTAGTGGTTTAAGTTATCATGTATTAACAATGCTAAAAGTAGCGAAATCAATTTGTGATATTTATCCTTTGTTAAATCGTAGTTTATTATATAGCTCTATTATTTTACATGACTTAGGTAAAGTGAAAGAATTAAGTGGCCCTGTAGCAACGACTTATACTGTCGAAGGTAATTTGTTAGGGCATATATCAATTGCTAGTGAGGAAGTTGCTGAGGCAGCTAGAGAATTGAAGATTGAAGGCGAAGAAGTATTATTATTAAGACATATGATTTTAGCACACCACGGTAAAATGGAATTTGGTTCGCCTAAATTACCACATTTAAAAGAGGCTGAAATATTATTCTTCATTGATAATATAGATGCTAAAATAAATATGTTCGAAAAAGCTTATAAAAAGACAGACAAAGGCCAGTTCACTGAACGTATTTTTGGTTTAGAAAATCGTCAATTTTATAAACCAACATCTTTAGACTAA
- the prsA gene encoding peptidylprolyl isomerase PrsA — protein MKSFKKILIPVAASTILLGACGNHATDSKENTLISSKAGDVKVSDVMNKLGDEQIANSSFQILLNKLLADKYKDKVNAQDIDKDISKEEKQYGGKDQFESMLKQQNMTLDDYKEQKKLQAYQKQLLADKVNLSDKEINEDTKKGSHILIKVKENKDDKQGLSDKDAKKKAEDIQKQVEKDPDKFSDIAKKESQDKTSGKKGGSLGYVIKGQMDSKFEKALFKLKEGHVSNIVKTDYGYHIIKADKESDFNKEKGKLKSKLVQEKVQKDPKLLTDAYKSLLKEYKVDYKDRDIKKAIEGSILDPKKIKQQQQQQQQQQQQQSAGGAAGGTAGGNATMSTGQ, from the coding sequence ATGAAATCATTTAAAAAGATATTAATTCCTGTTGCTGCTAGTACAATCTTATTAGGTGCATGCGGTAATCATGCTACAGATTCAAAAGAAAATACACTTATTTCATCTAAAGCTGGTGACGTAAAAGTTTCAGATGTAATGAATAAATTGGGCGATGAGCAAATCGCTAACAGTTCTTTCCAAATTTTACTTAACAAATTATTAGCTGATAAATATAAAGATAAAGTAAATGCTCAAGACATTGATAAAGATATTAGCAAAGAAGAAAAACAATATGGTGGCAAAGATCAATTCGAAAGTATGCTTAAACAACAAAACATGACGTTAGACGACTACAAAGAACAGAAAAAATTGCAAGCCTATCAAAAACAATTACTTGCAGATAAAGTAAACCTTTCTGACAAAGAGATTAATGAAGATACTAAAAAGGGTTCTCATATTTTAATTAAAGTTAAAGAAAATAAAGACGACAAACAAGGTCTTTCTGATAAAGATGCGAAGAAAAAAGCAGAAGACATTCAAAAACAAGTGGAAAAAGACCCAGATAAATTTAGTGATATTGCTAAAAAAGAATCTCAAGACAAAACATCAGGTAAAAAAGGTGGTAGCTTAGGCTACGTTATTAAAGGTCAAATGGACAGCAAATTTGAAAAAGCCCTCTTTAAGCTAAAAGAAGGTCATGTTTCTAACATTGTAAAAACAGATTATGGTTATCATATTATTAAAGCAGATAAGGAATCTGACTTTAATAAAGAAAAAGGTAAACTTAAATCTAAATTAGTTCAAGAGAAAGTGCAAAAAGACCCTAAATTACTTACTGATGCATACAAGTCACTGCTTAAAGAATATAAAGTCGACTACAAAGACAGAGATATTAAAAAAGCGATTGAAGGATCAATATTAGATCCTAAAAAAATCAAACAACAACAGCAACAGCAGCAGCAACAGCAGCAACAACAATCAGCAGGTGGCGCTGCAGGTGGTACTGCAGGCGGCAACGCTACGATGTCTACAGGACAGTAA
- a CDS encoding DUF3267 domain-containing protein: MYLCSRQIDINARFGLPRIAFLSFVTTIITFLVSFEIMHYFTDTRLTDKYFLIFLVIAFILYPIHKAIHLIFLLPYYKSFRKYKLLRQKKIPFYNTYVNTPVNKYYFCVDLVMPFVVITIICTYLTSLFPQFGHYLMFILALNIGYSVMDFLYLKIIIFSNEGSYIEEHQTGINVLNWVDTRQTMKERK, from the coding sequence ATGTATTTATGTTCACGCCAAATTGATATTAACGCACGCTTTGGACTCCCAAGAATCGCATTTCTAAGCTTTGTGACCACAATAATCACATTCTTAGTAAGTTTCGAAATCATGCATTATTTTACAGATACGAGATTAACTGATAAATACTTTTTGATATTTTTAGTTATTGCGTTTATTTTATATCCAATCCATAAAGCAATACATTTAATATTCTTATTACCTTATTATAAATCTTTTAGAAAATATAAGCTTTTAAGACAAAAAAAAATTCCGTTTTATAATACTTATGTTAATACGCCTGTTAATAAATATTATTTTTGTGTCGATTTAGTAATGCCTTTTGTCGTAATTACAATTATTTGTACCTATTTGACATCTTTATTTCCACAATTTGGTCATTATCTTATGTTTATTTTGGCATTAAATATAGGTTATTCAGTAATGGATTTCTTATATTTAAAAATTATTATCTTTTCTAATGAAGGGTCATATATTGAGGAACATCAAACGGGTATTAATGTATTAAACTGGGTCGATACGAGACAAACTATGAAAGAAAGAAAATAA